A region from the Gallus gallus isolate bGalGal1 chromosome 25, bGalGal1.mat.broiler.GRCg7b, whole genome shotgun sequence genome encodes:
- the LOC100858504 gene encoding claw keratin-like, translated as MSCSSLCAPACGVATPAPLADSCNEPCVRQCPDSTVVIQPPATVVTFPGPILSSFPQNAVVGSAGVPAIGSGLGGTFGRSAGYGGYGGFGGYGGLGGYGGYGGFYGLGGYGGYGGFGSCGYGGWRRGHRYLSGSCGPC; from the coding sequence AtgtcctgctccagcctgtgTGCCCCTGCATGTGGGGTGGCCACCCCGGCCCCACTGGCTGacagctgcaacgagccctGCGTGCGCCAGTGCCCTGACTCCACTGTGGTGATCCAACCCCCGGCCACCGTGGTCACCTTCCCTGggcccatcctcagctccttcccacagaATGCTGTGGTTGGCTCAGCAGGAGTCCCCGCCATCGGATCGGGCTTGGGCGGCACCTTTGGACGCAGTGCCGGCTATGGGGGCTATGGAGGTTTTGGTGGCTATGGAGGCCTGGGAGGCTATGGAGGCTATGGAGGCTTTTATGGCCTTGGTGGCTATGGGGGCTATGGAGGCTTTGGTAGCTGTGGATATGGTGGCTGGCGCCGAGGCCACAGGTACCTCAGCGGCAGCTGTGGGCCCTGctaa